tttataaGAAGCGCATTCATGGTTATTATAATCCATATGCAGGCCCCCAAATAGAATATGTAAAGTGCATGCTTCCACGATATACAAATCTAAAACGCCAAGTAGATGATGCTATTGCAATTATGAAACCCGaatatgattatttaacttattatagatataaaactgtagattatttttataaaaaatatgctatATCTACAAAACAACATATTATTACTCACttgaataatttaaaaaattatacggTGATCAATGATAACGAAACTGTTCCACATATAAAATCATTAATTGAAATTTTAAAGTCCGAAGGGGAACATGAAAGTCTTGCAGctaaactattttttttagaaaagCAAATTGAAGATGCTATAAACAAATCGCGTATATACGTggaaaaatgtaaattgTCGGATTCATTAATGAATGACTATCTAAAAGATAGTCAAATTTCGCATTATTACTATGAATTATTAGACAAAATTACATTGATAGCAAACAGACGATCTATTTTCATGTATAATTTCAATAACCTAAAATCTTTGGAAAcagtatataaatatcaaaaagAAGTATTAAACCGTTTTGTTAAAACACTAGGAAGCCTATTAATAGAAAAACCTGATCCAAATAACGatcaaatatttaaagatGATTTTGATGAATTTGATAAGCCAATACCCAAATCGAATTTCACAGAATTagaaacaaaattttttgaaatatttaaacaGAAATGGGATTCTTacgataatgaaaaaactCTTGGCAAAAATGGTAACCAAGATAATAATGTAAGCTTAATTTTACAGCACATGACAAAATTCAAAGACTTAATTGATACTATGGAATCTTACAAAACAAAGGATGTTCTTTCAAAAGAGGAAGTTTTGTCTAGAATCGATAcacatttaaataaaaaaaattataaagaaatagaaaatgGACTAAAGGAGTCttataaattaacaaaagaatggaaaaaattaaaacacgaaataaaaacaaaattagaAGAAGACAATGCAAAAGCTCTTCAATTGGAAACAGAAATTAAggatttatttaaaacatatttggAAATAAATGGTGAAGCCATACGTTTAAACACGTTAAAATTcgaattaaaagaaaaaattcaaaatatatctgacaaaaatgaatatgttaaaaaagCAATTGACTTAAAGAAGGTGGTAGAAAATAACAATGCATACATCGATGAATTAGCTAAAATCTCGCCATATCACGTTACggaatatgtaaataaaaaagataaaatatatagtacAATAAATTCAGAGTTATCTAAAATTTATCAAGGAGACCTTGATGCACTGTATAATCAATTGTCTTCGGTAGTTAAAGAAAATGCCATTGATAATACCGAAGACAAAACGGAActtgaaaatttaaaatcgaaaatacatgaagaatataataaaattcaaaCCATGGAAACTGAAGCagttaaattaaatttaagtACCATcgaaagtaaaaaaaatgagcTTTCGACTATTATTGcggaaatgaaaaaacatatatatgagaAACTTAACAATGAGCTAAATACTAAATTAGaagattttaaaaataaaaaaaatcagttgtcaaataatataagtgATTATTCTAATTACAACGACGAAttgaacaaatataaatctaAAATTTCAGAAATCAAAAATCAATATAATGATCAAAGCAATATAGACAATATAAAGGATGAAGACGCAAAACAAAACTATGAGCAATCCAAAGAATACGCCAAGACAATATCTGCCAAAGAAGACGAAATATCCAAAACcataaatgaaattaaacATATGAAAGGTgacatattaaataaagtgAATGTATTTGCtgatttagaaaataatcacaaagaaaaaattaacccACAGCACGAATCATTTGCTGAATtggtaaataaaataaaaagtgaaATTTCAGATGACCAATTGAATggttatgaaaaaaattttaatgataGTAAATCTTTAATtaatgaaacaaaaaagtCCATCGAAGAGGAATACCAAAACATGAATATTCTTAAGAAGGTAAATGGATATTTAAAAGTATGTAAAAATACGACAGAATCTATAGAAATTTTCCGTaataagcaaaaaaaattaaatgaaatgttaaatcaaaatatagaaaccataaaaaattgtaatttaATAGAAAAATCGTATACAAACAAATTTGGCAATACGCTAACAGATAAAAAGACagaattagaaaaaacaTTCACAGAATTGTCTTTAAGTAATTATGAAACGAGTAACAATgaattgataaaatattttaatgatttaaaacaaaatttaggAACATCTAAAGGAAAGACCCTATATCAACAATTCGCTGAAAACGAAAAGGCTACTAATGGTATCgagcaaaaaaatattaatgcaaataaaaatatttcaaatatcGAAATGGTAATCCATACATCAATTTATAACATTAGTGACGAgatagaaaaattaattggAACAAATATAGAACTcctaaataaagaaatactTAAGAAAGCAGAAACCAGTATAACcaattttaatgaaataaagcaaaaattaaagcattataattttgatgattttgcgaaagaagaaaataagaaatatgCTGATGAAATTaccaaaattaaaaatcaTATTAATACCTTAGATCAAAAAGTCGATCAAAACATACAGAAATTAacggaaataaaaaatcaatcAGAAAAGTATGCTGGTGAAAcaaaaatgcaaataacTACCTCAGAAGATGTAACAGATAAAACCAAATATAATAAGGATCCAAaggaaattgaaaaaaaaacacaaaataTAGTAACAAAAATcgataacaaaaaaaatatatatgataatatgaaaaaattattaaatgaaatagcagaaatagaaaaagataaaactTCGTTAGAagaagtaaaaaatataaatatgtcatatggaaaaagtttaaataaattatttttggaCAAAATTGAtgaagaaaagaaaaggtctgaaaatatgataaaatcaATGGAACAATGCAAAAAAGACTttgatgatataaaaaataaacaaaatatagcGGAAGAACAAACGCTTGATAGTCAATATTCCAAATTTAATGAACTTCACACCATTAGTCaggataatgaaaaatactTTTCCGATATTCGTGAAAAATCTTTAAAACTAACAGAAGAAAGTTATGAGaaatcaaatataaatgatattaaaaaaacgtTGCAAGCACATCTTTTAGACGCCCAAAAgcataataatgatataaatctTTATTTAAGTGAAATTACCAAcctatataatatttttaagttaaataatattcaaaatattattgatgAAGTAAAAGGatatacgaaaaaaattgaagaatataataaaaatgtaaaatcgGAATTAGATAAATCAGCAGCACTAATTAAAACCATCAAAGAAAACTCAAATTTAGAAACATGCAAATCGAAAATAGAAACAACTGTAGATGCTAAAGATGTTAATGAATGCATAAAGAATGTTACAgaatcaaaaaattatattttaaatgaagaATCTAACAACAACacctattttaaaaatgctaaagaaaataatgaaaatgtatcattactttttaaaaatatagaaatggCAAACAACAAAGCTCAGCACATATTGGAAACTAAAAAAGATAGTAACATTAGTAATAAggatgataatataaatgaattgAAGGCAAACATGGAGAAatctaaaaattataaagacGAATCTGATGAAAATGCAAAGCAAgcggaaaaaaataagaatcTGTTtgaacaatataaaaaagatgtTACTGAACTTTTAGATAAATATTCTAAATtagcaataaaaaataatgtcgCACAAACAAAGGAAGACTCAAATGTTATAATTAGTGAAATAAAGGAGTTACACAAACAAATTACTCTTCGAGCAAAAGAATCGGagcaaaaaattaacaacataaaagaagaaaaatttaGTATTGAAGACAACAGtgctaataataataaatccaATCAAGCAGCTATAGGTATTCAAACTTCTTTGGAAAAtcttgaaaataaattattaaaaataaccaatataaaaataaaaataaatgattgTTTAACAGAAACAGAAAGGATAGAGAAACAAATATCAAGTTCTTCCATAAATAGTCATGATACAGAATTAAGTAGCCTTAAGACATTTTTAGAATCCCTCAAagaccaaaaaaaaaatattgaagaGCAAAAAACAGAATTAGATAACCTTGATCCTGAAATTAAAAGTATAGAAAACGATGTTGATcaccataaaaaaaactacGAAATTGGAATtatcgaaaaaataaaagatactGCCACTACAAATAAAGATGAATTAGAATCAATAAAAACCTCAATAGAATCAACAATACAAAATGTAATATCATCTTTTAATGCAAATGATTTAGAGggtattaaaattaatgaaaacgtggaaaaatataatactgaaataaatgatatatatgaagaatttattaaatcatataatataatgacAGATTGTTTAGAAACTGTCTCAAAAGAATCCATAACATATGctcaaattaaaaacacaCGAATCACCGCACAAAATGAActcttaaaaattatagaaaacaaaaagaaatCTAATTCCTACTTagataatgtaaaaataaaagaagtTGATAGAATAATTActcattttaaaaacaaattagaTAATGTGAAGGATAAATTTACAAGCGAATATTCAAATATCAACAAAGGTTTCGAGGATATTTCAAAATCTATTGAAAATGTTAAAACCTCAACCGATGAgaattcattatttgacATACTAAAACAAACCAAAAATGCTTATATGGGCATGATTGgtaaaacatattatagCTATAAAGATGAAGccgaaaatatatttaaaaatatggttAAATTAGCACAatctttaaatattcaaatacaaaataattcaggcataaatttatttgacAATGTTAATATAGCTGTATTATCTAGCTTAAGTTCAGAAACAAAAGAcacattaaaatttattccaTCACCAGAGAATGAATCGGAAATGTATACGAAAATACGCAATTCTTATGATACTCTTCtcgatatatttaaaaaaagtcaAGATACACATAAAAAGGAACAAGAtactttaaatataatgaacaaaaaccaacatttatatgaaaaaatacatgCATCCAATGAATTAAAAGGTGCATTAAGtgatacaaaatataaaaaagaaaaaacattaaaCGATGTTAAACTAGTTTTACATAAATTTGATGAATTAAATCAATTAACATGTGATTCTCAAAATTATGACACTCTTTTAGAATTATCAAAtcaaaatcaaataaaaacacaAATTGACAATTATGAGCaggaaaaaagaaagttTGGAATGGATTTTAATGTAGCGACTGTGGAAGAAAAATTGGATAATATCATTAAATCTAtagaaaaattagaaaatgatCATGATTCTTCAGAAAAAAGTGACTCTAATATACAACCTAATGACCAATTAAACGAAATGactgaattatttaatactGAGGTCAAAATCATTGAGAACAAAATaatcgaaaaaaatggTTTAATTGATAAACTAACAAAAATGAGAAAGGAATGCCtacttttttcatatacaACATTAGTCGAGACTCTTAAAAGTAAAGTAAGTAATTACTCGGAATTTATAACATCGGCAactaaattttcaaaagaatatttagaatatattaataatagtaCTGATTCTTTAAATGATGATATCGATACAttacaaacaaaatataatttgaatcaaacaaataaacatatgGCAAGTAATATTGCCCATATTACGAACGATAACAATAGCTtaatagaaaaagaaaaagaagcTACTCAgacaattaataatttgacCAAGTTATTTACAATAGATTTCCAAAATGCGGATGCCAATATGTTATACAATAATAAGCTACAAATGACTTATTTCTATTCCCAACTTCAAAAGTCAATTGAATCCATAAAGCaattatatagaaaagTACGCGCCTTTAAActatcaaatatatatcttattaatgaaaaatattccgATGTATCCAAacaatttgataatattttacagttacagaaaaataaattaacagaaaatttaaataatttaaaagaaattgaACAATATGTTtctgataaaaaaagaattttcctttatacagcaaatgaaaatacagATTTCAATACGCTTAAAGAAGTATATGATAATATCATTAGTCTTGAAAACAAAGCCAATGATATTGAAAaagttaataataaagaaaatgaaaatataatgctaTACACAGATACAATTACCAAATTAACAGAAAAAATACAAGATAtcttaaattttgttacaactcatgaaaatgataataatataatcaaGCAACATATTCAAGACattgatgaaaatgatgtatcaaaaattaaagaaattCTAAAAACCACAATACAATCATTTCAGcaaattcaaaataaaataaatgaaatcaAAGACCAATTTTATggtaataacaatataaatagtatTATAATTACCATATCACAAAATGcaaattatgtaaaaacACTATTTTCTAAGGATTTAACTATAGAAAACGAACTCAcgaaaatacaaaatcgcttagaaaataataaaaatgctgCTTTTGAAAACAGAAGCGAGCAAATAGCCAAATATGTCAATACTATACACAATTATGTTGAGCAAcaatttaacaaaattgaaaataatccAAATCAAAACGAAATAAACAGTACAATGGAAAATATAcgaaattataataacaaatcCAAAGTAAAATTACAACAAATTTCAAATTACATAAACGAATATGCATCAATAATCACAGAGATTACTAACCTTATTGCTTTAATTAAATCCAAGTATGGTAATAATAGTATCTCATATAAGCTTGCCATTAAGCATGAAAAGGATGccaaaaacatatttagtgatttaaataaaagtcAACATATCCTTACCCaatcaataaataaaaataacaatagtATAGAAGATTTaggatataaaaaacaaggCATTCACAATAACAACAATTTACATACTATTAATAAGCACCAAGAAATATcgcaaataaaatatcctaataatacataccataatgataatgatgatgcaaaatataaaaattatcatcaCTCAAATTCCGATAAAACAGGTTCCTCTAAAACAAAACGTTCAGGAGATTCTATTAAATATGCAGGAACAATTGCAGTTGGTTTAGTAGCGTGCTATGCAATTGCAAACTTCAACAAAAAAGATGATACAAATGACGTGGAtttagaaaatgatgaGGGTTTTTGTCATGAAGCGGAAAGTAAGTATTTTGAAAGAGAGGACGAAGttatagaaataaatatgaatgaaGATTAttgatttaattaaaagttaaagtaatataatatcatcattttatattttcaacatAGACAAagtttaatattaatttttaatttaattactttgattaattaaaaaatatgcattctcaagttaaaattataagaaatttacaatcaaaaataattaaaagttcctttataaatattttacatataaatacaataatttatatattcaaaattatttttttgtttacatatataaatgctaGTTGCCGAATTTTACATCTGTGGCATCCATTTATAattgtaattatataataataaattaacacATTAATGTCtattatatacacacaattaaatcattaaaatttgtctcatttattaaaatatttgcaattttttaatttttaacttttatattttttcgttttttttgttattattataattttatatataacttttgttgctatatataaaaaataaatttataacttGCATTAATATGCAAAAAGATGTTTATCAATATTACTAACGATCTACAGTTTCTATCATCTTAggattatattataaaaatttcgattaaaagtaataaaaaaaatcaaacaAGAAATTCACCATAATCGGAAATtggtattttatataaatttgatcATGCTACTGTTATTATGAATAGAAGTATTTAGTTGTAGATCTA
This region of Plasmodium chabaudi chabaudi strain AS genome assembly, chromosome: 13 genomic DNA includes:
- a CDS encoding reticulocyte binding protein, putative, producing the protein MKKFIYITTTYIVLFASLEGTYGRRIETEKKNHDTQLNNFYLYHNLGGNLNDSNPSNEKHDNNKNDVISDNKFIQPHSITYFGNQKDTANNEITLYNDYTNQNDFDTFKSFNNDNEKENRRETIVKSSFIQKFIHPSFDHSLYNKIDIIYGTSYANENLEFFYVNLVVACELQNLLSMNTYARSKPVIESTRAKLRQVDGNIAKTIKECENIKKQLINAMLNFQNPLFEFYKKRIHGYYNPYAGPQIEYVKCMLPRYTNLKRQVDDAIAIMKPEYDYLTYYRYKTVDYFYKKYAISTKQHIITHLNNLKNYTVINDNETVPHIKSLIEILKSEGEHESLAAKLFFLEKQIEDAINKSRIYVEKCKLSDSLMNDYLKDSQISHYYYELLDKITLIANRRSIFMYNFNNLKSLETVYKYQKEVLNRFVKTLGSLLIEKPDPNNDQIFKDDFDEFDKPIPKSNFTELETKFFEIFKQKWDSYDNEKTLGKNGNQDNNVSLILQHMTKFKDLIDTMESYKTKDVLSKEEVLSRIDTHLNKKNYKEIENGLKESYKLTKEWKKLKHEIKTKLEEDNAKALQLETEIKDLFKTYLEINGEAIRLNTLKFELKEKIQNISDKNEYVKKAIDLKKVVENNNAYIDELAKISPYHVTEYVNKKDKIYSTINSELSKIYQGDLDALYNQLSSVVKENAIDNTEDKTELENLKSKIHEEYNKIQTMETEAVKLNLSTIESKKNELSTIIAEMKKHIYEKLNNELNTKLEDFKNKKNQLSNNISDYSNYNDELNKYKSKISEIKNQYNDQSNIDNIKDEDAKQNYEQSKEYAKTISAKEDEISKTINEIKHMKGDILNKVNVFADLENNHKEKINPQHESFAELVNKIKSEISDDQLNGYEKNFNDSKSLINETKKSIEEEYQNMNILKKVNGYLKVCKNTTESIEIFRNKQKKLNEMLNQNIETIKNCNLIEKSYTNKFGNTLTDKKTELEKTFTELSLSNYETSNNELIKYFNDLKQNLGTSKGKTLYQQFAENEKATNGIEQKNINANKNISNIEMVIHTSIYNISDEIEKLIGTNIELLNKEILKKAETSITNFNEIKQKLKHYNFDDFAKEENKKYADEITKIKNHINTLDQKVDQNIQKLTEIKNQSEKYAGETKMQITTSEDVTDKTKYNKDPKEIEKKTQNIVTKIDNKKNIYDNMKKLLNEIAEIEKDKTSLEEVKNINMSYGKSLNKLFLDKIDEEKKRSENMIKSMEQCKKDFDDIKNKQNIAEEQTLDSQYSKFNELHTISQDNEKYFSDIREKSLKLTEESYEKSNINDIKKTLQAHLLDAQKHNNDINLYLSEITNLYNIFKLNNIQNIIDEVKGYTKKIEEYNKNVKSELDKSAALIKTIKENSNLETCKSKIETTVDAKDVNECIKNVTESKNYILNEESNNNTYFKNAKENNENVSLLFKNIEMANNKAQHILETKKDSNISNKDDNINELKANMEKSKNYKDESDENAKQAEKNKNLFEQYKKDVTELLDKYSKLAIKNNVAQTKEDSNVIISEIKELHKQITLRAKESEQKINNIKEEKFSIEDNSANNNKSNQAAIGIQTSLENLENKLLKITNIKIKINDCLTETERIEKQISSSSINSHDTELSSLKTFLESLKDQKKNIEEQKTELDNLDPEIKSIENDVDHHKKNYEIGIIEKIKDTATTNKDELESIKTSIESTIQNVISSFNANDLEGIKINENVEKYNTEINDIYEEFIKSYNIMTDCLETVSKESITYAQIKNTRITAQNELLKIIENKKKSNSYLDNVKIKEVDRIITHFKNKLDNVKDKFTSEYSNINKGFEDISKSIENVKTSTDENSLFDILKQTKNAYMGMIGKTYYSYKDEAENIFKNMVKLAQSLNIQIQNNSGINLFDNVNIAVLSSLSSETKDTLKFIPSPENESEMYTKIRNSYDTLLDIFKKSQDTHKKEQDTLNIMNKNQHLYEKIHASNELKGALSDTKYKKEKTLNDVKLVLHKFDELNQLTCDSQNYDTLLELSNQNQIKTQIDNYEQEKRKFGMDFNVATVEEKLDNIIKSIEKLENDHDSSEKSDSNIQPNDQLNEMTELFNTEVKIIENKIIEKNGLIDKLTKMRKECLLFSYTTLVETLKSKVSNYSEFITSATKFSKEYLEYINNSTDSLNDDIDTLQTKYNLNQTNKHMASNIAHITNDNNSLIEKEKEATQTINNLTKLFTIDFQNADANMLYNNKLQMTYFYSQLQKSIESIKQLYRKVRAFKLSNIYLINEKYSDVSKQFDNILQLQKNKLTENLNNLKEIEQYVSDKKRIFLYTANENTDFNTLKEVYDNIISLENKANDIEKVNNKENENIMLYTDTITKLTEKIQDILNFVTTHENDNNIIKQHIQDIDENDVSKIKEILKTTIQSFQQIQNKINEIKDQFYGNNNINSIIITISQNANYVKTLFSKDLTIENELTKIQNRLENNKNAAFENRSEQIAKYVNTIHNYVEQQFNKIENNPNQNEINSTMENIRNYNNKSKVKLQQISNYINEYASIITEITNLIALIKSKYGNNSISYKLAIKHEKDAKNIFSDLNKSQHILTQSINKNNNSIEDLGYKKQGIHNNNNLHTINKHQEISQIKYPNNTYHNDNDDAKYKNYHHSNSDKTGSSKTKRSGDSIKYAGTIAVGLVACYAIANFNKKDDTNDVDLENDEGFCHEAESKYFEREDEVIEINMNEDY